Proteins encoded within one genomic window of Paraglaciecola psychrophila 170:
- the dnaB gene encoding replicative DNA helicase, translating into MPVKAVPQKNSDAKVEKLKVPPHSIEAEQSVLGSMLIAPDSWDKVAEVVVETDFYNRSHQIIFRAIVRLLTKSHPIDLITVSEDLEGMDELESAGGFAYLGELAKNTPSSANVSAYAQIIKERAVIRELIGVAHVIADTGYNPEGRNSGEILDMAESKVFEIAEKRTGKDEGPKNVEAVLTKTIDRLEILVKSNKEVTGVSTGYTDLDKKTSGLQPSDLIIVAARPSMGKTTFAMNLCENAMLLEEKPVLVFSLEMPAEQIMMRMLASLSRVDQTKIRTAQLDDEDWARMSNTMAMLKDKDNLFIDDSSGLTPMDVRTRARKLAREKGGISLIMIDYLQLMQVPGLSDNRTLEIAEISRSLKSLAKELEVPVVALSQLNRSLEQRSDKRPINSDLRESGSIEQDADLIMFIYRDEVYNEQSTDQGVAEIIIGKQRNGPIGTSRLTFQGQFSRFDNYSGPAVEDKY; encoded by the coding sequence ATGCCTGTTAAAGCTGTTCCACAAAAAAATTCAGACGCTAAGGTTGAAAAACTGAAGGTCCCACCTCACTCTATTGAAGCTGAGCAATCAGTTTTGGGTAGTATGCTCATAGCCCCTGATTCGTGGGATAAAGTGGCTGAAGTGGTGGTGGAAACAGACTTTTACAACCGCTCACACCAAATTATTTTCCGCGCTATTGTACGCCTCCTAACCAAAAGTCATCCGATTGATTTAATTACTGTTTCTGAAGATTTAGAAGGTATGGATGAGTTAGAGTCTGCAGGTGGCTTTGCGTATTTAGGTGAATTAGCCAAGAATACACCTAGCTCAGCCAACGTATCTGCTTATGCACAAATAATCAAAGAACGTGCGGTGATCCGTGAGCTGATTGGCGTTGCCCATGTCATTGCTGATACAGGGTATAATCCTGAAGGTCGCAACAGCGGCGAAATTCTCGATATGGCTGAGAGTAAAGTATTCGAAATAGCTGAGAAACGCACCGGCAAAGATGAAGGCCCAAAGAATGTCGAGGCGGTGTTAACAAAAACCATCGATCGTCTTGAAATTTTAGTTAAAAGTAATAAAGAGGTCACCGGTGTGTCTACGGGTTACACCGACCTAGATAAAAAAACCAGTGGCCTGCAACCTTCTGATTTAATTATTGTAGCGGCCAGACCCTCAATGGGTAAAACTACCTTCGCGATGAACTTATGTGAAAATGCTATGCTGCTCGAAGAAAAGCCAGTTTTAGTATTCAGCTTAGAAATGCCTGCTGAGCAAATTATGATGAGGATGTTGGCATCGCTGAGCCGAGTCGATCAAACAAAAATTCGAACGGCTCAACTTGATGATGAAGACTGGGCAAGAATGTCGAACACCATGGCCATGCTAAAAGACAAAGACAATCTGTTTATTGACGATTCTTCTGGATTGACCCCTATGGATGTGCGTACCCGAGCAAGAAAATTAGCTCGTGAAAAAGGAGGGATCAGCCTGATCATGATTGATTATCTACAATTAATGCAGGTACCTGGATTGAGTGATAATCGAACCTTAGAAATTGCTGAGATATCACGTTCTCTTAAATCCTTGGCAAAAGAACTAGAAGTACCTGTTGTTGCTTTATCGCAGTTAAACCGGAGCCTTGAGCAACGCAGTGATAAACGCCCCATTAACTCAGATCTACGTGAATCAGGGTCAATTGAGCAAGATGCCGATTTAATTATGTTTATTTATCGAGATGAAGTTTATAACGAACAAAGCACAGATCAAGGTGTGGCCGAAATTATCATTGGTAAACAGCGTAATGGTCCAATAGGTACATCTCGACTGACGTTCCAAGGTCAGTTTTCACGTTTCGATAATTATTCTGGACCTGCTGTAGAAGATAAATACTAA